The proteins below are encoded in one region of Roseofilum capinflatum BLCC-M114:
- a CDS encoding DUF3685 domain-containing protein, translated as MSHSQPFPIRLLFIVPSRIFRLGLQATVQAYPELEIMAEVDTPSAALRYLQDQRLSISDRPPGVGIIVIDSALEASLSKDALLQFCQNLKTWYPSYKLVLLSDPGTVSWQRAHAVGVDGYCPKTADQSQLVATLKQVALGESYQVSVAPSWVESDRPSWWTRVKHRWYLWGIKTISEVETKLKAQLNQPDLSLLERAVIRGRLRELLTARWCIHWLLAPQLETVEFEETRANPANPNSERSANPSLVPSPPPILDLESSESLIPISPLQQVLENTAAHLQFQLNNLTHTPLELDILKPQKRQELLQVVLEEWEVLLQDLKISQIQGEQLVAKKIDLLRDLWSASVTEFFGKYSRIRVKGKEVEIVPIVLQDIDRIQTEYLEKIPLFMDLLNYLVYESPLMIDNRLYAPGTPEARKRAEMLTQNLIVQLGNSVVNPLLNHFADFVEVKQIFYDEQLITSRKIERFRNDLSWRSRQQQWLGEPKAIFESQYSLFILEGRGIEKVSIYAPRREELDGLKGWSLVVTLVLEGRDAVAPRLQALVGSVGQVLIYILTHVIGRGIGLVARGVLQGIGNSWSESRLSGNGDRPK; from the coding sequence ATGTCCCATTCTCAACCGTTTCCGATTCGCCTGTTATTCATCGTTCCCAGTCGAATTTTTCGGCTGGGACTTCAGGCAACTGTACAAGCCTATCCTGAATTAGAGATTATGGCTGAAGTAGACACCCCTAGCGCTGCTTTGCGGTATCTACAAGACCAACGGCTATCGATTAGCGATCGCCCCCCTGGTGTGGGCATTATCGTGATTGATTCTGCCCTAGAAGCCTCCCTCTCCAAAGATGCCTTACTACAGTTTTGTCAAAATCTGAAAACCTGGTATCCCTCCTATAAACTGGTTTTATTGAGCGATCCAGGGACAGTCAGTTGGCAAAGAGCGCACGCGGTAGGGGTTGACGGCTATTGTCCGAAAACGGCGGATCAGAGCCAGTTGGTGGCTACGCTCAAACAAGTCGCCCTCGGAGAATCTTATCAGGTCAGTGTTGCCCCATCCTGGGTTGAGAGCGATCGCCCATCCTGGTGGACGAGAGTAAAACACCGTTGGTATCTCTGGGGGATTAAAACCATCTCGGAAGTCGAAACCAAGTTAAAAGCACAACTGAATCAACCCGATTTATCCCTATTAGAACGGGCAGTGATTCGCGGCAGACTGCGGGAGTTATTAACCGCTCGATGGTGTATTCATTGGTTATTAGCGCCCCAGTTAGAAACGGTAGAATTTGAAGAAACCAGAGCAAATCCTGCCAACCCCAATTCTGAACGATCAGCCAATCCCTCCCTAGTTCCTTCTCCTCCCCCAATTTTAGACCTCGAATCTAGTGAATCATTAATCCCCATTTCTCCCCTTCAGCAAGTCTTAGAAAACACTGCGGCTCATCTGCAATTTCAACTCAATAACTTAACCCACACCCCCCTAGAGCTAGATATCCTCAAACCCCAAAAACGGCAAGAACTCTTACAAGTTGTGTTGGAAGAGTGGGAAGTCCTGCTTCAAGATTTGAAAATCTCCCAAATTCAAGGAGAGCAATTAGTCGCCAAAAAAATCGATTTACTGCGAGATTTATGGTCAGCTTCTGTAACTGAGTTCTTCGGCAAATATTCACGAATTAGGGTCAAAGGGAAAGAAGTCGAGATTGTCCCGATTGTATTGCAGGATATCGACCGAATTCAGACCGAGTATTTAGAGAAAATCCCCTTATTCATGGACTTGCTCAATTATTTAGTCTATGAAAGCCCCCTGATGATTGATAATCGTTTATATGCCCCTGGCACACCAGAAGCGCGAAAACGTGCTGAAATGTTAACCCAAAATCTGATTGTTCAGCTAGGGAATAGCGTGGTTAATCCTCTTTTAAATCACTTTGCTGATTTTGTAGAAGTGAAGCAGATTTTTTACGATGAACAGTTGATTACCAGTCGCAAAATAGAACGCTTTCGCAATGATTTATCCTGGAGATCTCGCCAACAACAATGGTTAGGAGAACCCAAAGCTATCTTTGAAAGTCAATATTCTTTATTCATCTTAGAGGGGCGAGGCATTGAAAAAGTATCGATTTATGCCCCCAGACGGGAAGAATTAGATGGGTTAAAAGGGTGGTCTTTAGTAGTAACCTTAGTCCTTGAAGGTCGAGATGCTGTTGCTCCTCGCTTACAAGCCTTAGTTGGCTCAGTTGGCCAAGTTTTAATCTATATTTTAACCCATGTGATTGGACGAGGAATTGGCCTTGTTGCGCGGGGAGTCCTGCAAGGAATCGGTAATTCTTGGTCAGAGAGTCGGTTAAGTGGGAACGGCGATCGCCCAAAATAA
- a CDS encoding thylakoid membrane photosystem I accumulation factor, with protein sequence MNQIDRWKQTFVSGCLLLMVLCVTCFLSLGTPEAIAGMNEDTFDGNIFALYGGNGSLVPPRVAFKDSLKQDRATLLVFYLDDSRDCKQYASVISQLQAYYGRIVDFVPLSVDQIIFDETKDSTKAAYYYKGKVPETILFDPQGNVVFEGTGNIPFEQVDDALRDLFDFPPRENTQPRVPKAVNELNTELAPN encoded by the coding sequence TTGAATCAAATTGATCGATGGAAACAAACGTTCGTCAGTGGATGTTTGTTGCTGATGGTACTCTGTGTCACTTGCTTCTTGAGTTTGGGGACACCAGAGGCGATCGCCGGTATGAATGAAGATACCTTTGATGGTAATATTTTTGCCCTCTATGGGGGGAATGGTTCCCTTGTTCCTCCTAGAGTTGCATTTAAAGATTCCCTAAAACAAGATCGGGCTACATTATTAGTGTTCTATCTTGATGATAGCCGAGATTGTAAGCAGTATGCGTCGGTGATCTCCCAGCTTCAAGCTTATTATGGGCGAATTGTTGATTTTGTGCCCCTGAGTGTGGATCAAATTATCTTTGATGAGACTAAGGATAGCACGAAAGCGGCTTACTACTATAAGGGCAAAGTGCCCGAAACCATTCTCTTCGATCCGCAAGGTAATGTGGTTTTTGAAGGGACGGGTAATATCCCCTTTGAACAGGTGGATGATGCTCTACGGGATTTATTTGATTTTCCCCCCAGAGAAAATACCCAACCCCGTGTTCCCAAAGCGGTGAATGAGCTGAATACGGAGTTAGCCCCGAATTAA
- a CDS encoding pyridoxal-phosphate-dependent aminotransferase family protein, whose product MDDNLMLMIPGPTPVPDPVLLAMAKPIIGHRSGDFSLIMKEVTENLKWLHQTQNDVLIVAGSGTSAMEAGIINFLSAGDRVLVGSNGKFGDRWAKVAKAYNLEVEIITAEWGQPLDTEAFREKLEADTDKQIKAVIITHSETSTGVLNDLETINRYVKTHGQALIMVDAVTSLGAISVPIDEWGLDVVASGSQKGYMIPPGLGFVSVSAKAWEAYESANLPKFYLDLGPYRKTAAKNSNPFTPPVNLFYGLQVALQMLKDEGLESIFSRHQRSKTAIREAVKALNLPTFAPDDAASPAVTAVAPDRVEAEAIRSTMRKQFNIALAGGQDHLKGKIFRVGHLGFVGDRDILTCISALETSLQILGDTGFTPGAGVTAAAKVLS is encoded by the coding sequence ATGGATGACAACTTAATGTTAATGATTCCCGGCCCTACTCCAGTGCCCGATCCGGTGCTATTGGCGATGGCAAAACCGATTATAGGTCATCGTAGTGGCGACTTTAGTTTGATTATGAAAGAGGTGACGGAAAATCTCAAGTGGTTGCACCAAACCCAGAATGATGTGCTAATTGTCGCCGGGAGTGGAACCTCGGCTATGGAAGCGGGGATTATTAACTTCTTGAGTGCAGGCGATCGCGTTTTAGTCGGCAGTAATGGTAAATTTGGCGATCGCTGGGCCAAAGTCGCTAAAGCCTATAACCTAGAGGTAGAAATCATTACCGCCGAATGGGGACAACCCCTCGATACCGAAGCATTCCGGGAAAAGCTCGAAGCAGATACCGACAAGCAAATTAAAGCGGTGATTATCACCCACTCGGAAACCTCCACAGGGGTACTCAATGACCTAGAAACCATTAACCGCTACGTGAAAACCCATGGACAAGCCCTGATTATGGTGGATGCCGTCACCAGTTTAGGCGCAATTAGCGTTCCCATTGATGAATGGGGATTAGATGTAGTTGCGTCGGGTTCCCAGAAAGGCTATATGATTCCTCCAGGCTTAGGATTTGTCTCTGTGAGTGCGAAAGCTTGGGAAGCTTATGAAAGTGCCAACTTACCCAAATTCTATTTAGATTTGGGCCCGTATCGCAAAACCGCCGCTAAAAACAGTAATCCCTTTACCCCTCCCGTGAATCTATTTTATGGCTTGCAAGTGGCTCTACAGATGCTCAAAGATGAGGGATTAGAGAGTATTTTTAGCCGTCATCAGCGATCGAAAACAGCCATTCGCGAAGCCGTAAAAGCCCTCAATTTGCCCACCTTTGCTCCTGATGATGCCGCCAGTCCCGCAGTCACCGCAGTTGCACCCGATCGCGTGGAAGCAGAAGCCATTCGTTCGACGATGCGGAAACAGTTTAATATTGCCCTAGCCGGTGGACAAGACCATTTGAAGGGTAAAATTTTCCGGGTTGGTCATTTGGGATTTGTGGGCGATCGCGATATTCTCACCTGCATTTCTGCCCTAGAAACCAGCTTACAAATCTTAGGCGATACCGGTTTTACTCCCGGTGCAGGGGTAACCGCAGCAGCCAAGGTTTTAAGTTAG
- a CDS encoding tetratricopeptide repeat protein, translating into MERLLNQRYQFIKTLGSNQLGQTHLVGDTHLPGHPRCVVKQLKLPGNNPKTLEFSLILLNKKAEALKGLGAHPQIPKLLDYFEENQSFYLVEEFVVGTCLRKQLESQPQWSEAQVVSLLEEVLQILAFVHSRGLIHRSVKPSNLIRRKSDDRLVLTGFGIFKEIGAQVMRSQQQLLQAQRNGSVVYVSPEQDQGQAHFNSDLYSLGMIGIQLLSGQSLLELSTLRGKANHDWCDGVKANPEFIRILNKMVAPDTKERYQLANSVLDDLSSLQPGKVTGHLVRSETPPLVPQGQPPEETMNYEEATPVTPLNSWQAKRYLLPLMVTLGSLILLGIALGSSRLSLSGLGNQGGLREAQGYVEEGNLEEALESYDQAIAKQPQKGEAYYHRGLIHQDMENLEAALEDFTQAILLESHLSQSYYQRGNIRFELGDRQGALADYTEVIQLDPSFVPAYVNRGSVLSDLGDDKEAILDYTEALELEPTLGAAYLNRCLSWSNVGDQDRAIADCTQAINLEPTDGFAYQNRGLARRKKQDFQGAIEDYNIAIRLDPEDPVPYHNRGLTRLDLGDAQGAIADFTRAIERKSDFALAYYDRGLAYMKQKQADKAIFDLEKTAQLCSSMGRVGCYEDAKYQLDRLPSTGNVTP; encoded by the coding sequence ATGGAACGGCTGCTTAACCAACGATATCAATTTATTAAAACCCTTGGCTCCAACCAGCTTGGCCAAACTCACCTGGTGGGCGATACCCATTTGCCGGGCCATCCTCGATGTGTGGTCAAACAATTAAAATTGCCCGGTAATAATCCCAAAACCTTAGAATTTAGCTTAATTTTACTCAATAAGAAGGCGGAAGCCCTCAAAGGTCTTGGCGCTCATCCCCAAATCCCTAAACTGCTCGATTACTTTGAAGAGAATCAAAGTTTTTATTTAGTGGAAGAGTTTGTAGTGGGCACTTGTTTACGAAAACAACTCGAATCTCAACCCCAATGGTCAGAAGCTCAAGTGGTGAGTTTGCTCGAAGAAGTATTACAAATCTTAGCATTTGTCCATAGCCGAGGCCTGATCCATCGCTCGGTTAAACCCTCGAATTTAATTCGCCGTAAATCAGACGATCGCCTAGTTCTAACTGGATTTGGGATCTTTAAAGAAATTGGCGCTCAAGTGATGCGCTCTCAACAACAACTGTTACAGGCTCAAAGAAATGGCTCGGTGGTCTATGTTTCCCCAGAACAAGACCAAGGACAAGCCCATTTTAATAGCGATCTCTATTCGTTAGGGATGATTGGGATTCAATTACTGAGCGGTCAAAGTCTTCTGGAATTATCGACCTTGAGGGGGAAAGCGAACCACGATTGGTGTGATGGAGTCAAGGCTAATCCAGAATTTATTCGGATTTTGAATAAAATGGTGGCTCCAGACACAAAGGAACGCTATCAGTTAGCCAACAGTGTTTTGGACGATTTGAGCAGTTTGCAACCGGGTAAGGTGACTGGGCACTTAGTGCGCTCGGAAACCCCTCCCTTAGTTCCCCAAGGACAACCCCCAGAAGAGACGATGAATTATGAGGAGGCAACGCCAGTGACTCCCCTAAATTCCTGGCAAGCCAAGCGTTATTTATTACCGTTGATGGTGACATTAGGGAGTTTGATCTTGCTGGGGATTGCCTTGGGATCGAGTCGTTTATCTTTATCCGGGTTGGGCAATCAGGGTGGACTGAGGGAGGCTCAAGGGTATGTAGAAGAGGGCAATTTAGAGGAGGCTCTGGAGTCTTATGATCAGGCGATCGCCAAACAGCCCCAAAAGGGTGAGGCTTATTATCATCGCGGGTTGATTCATCAGGATATGGAGAATCTGGAGGCGGCTTTGGAGGACTTTACCCAGGCGATTTTGCTGGAGAGTCACCTGAGTCAGTCCTATTATCAACGTGGCAATATCCGCTTTGAGTTGGGCGATCGCCAGGGAGCGCTTGCCGATTATACTGAGGTGATCCAACTCGATCCCAGTTTTGTCCCCGCCTACGTGAATCGCGGGAGTGTATTGTCAGATTTAGGAGATGATAAGGAGGCGATTCTGGATTATACTGAGGCCCTAGAACTAGAGCCGACGTTGGGGGCTGCCTATTTGAATCGCTGTTTATCTTGGTCAAATGTGGGAGATCAGGATCGGGCGATCGCCGATTGTACCCAAGCCATTAATCTGGAACCCACCGATGGCTTTGCCTATCAAAATCGGGGGTTAGCCCGGCGGAAAAAACAAGATTTTCAGGGGGCGATCGAAGATTACAATATTGCCATTCGCCTCGATCCAGAAGATCCGGTTCCCTATCATAATCGAGGCTTAACGCGATTAGATTTAGGGGATGCACAGGGAGCGATCGCCGATTTTACACGGGCGATCGAGCGTAAGTCCGATTTTGCCCTCGCCTATTATGACCGAGGATTAGCCTACATGAAGCAAAAGCAAGCCGATAAAGCCATTTTCGATCTAGAAAAAACTGCCCAACTCTGTTCGAGTATGGGCAGAGTTGGGTGCTATGAAGATGCAAAATATCAATTGGATCGATTACCCTCTACCGGAAACGTTACGCCATAA
- a CDS encoding AAA family ATPase, with amino-acid sequence MIDIPGYQILTQIYDSFNSQVYRGIRQSDRTPVIIKILKQDYPTAAELTRYKQEYELTHSLNLEGTIRAYSLQPYQRTLAIVLEDFGGIPLANLLNPSSLNLEQSLEIMIKIAQSLGELHAQNIIHKDINPANIVINPQTQQLKLIDLGIATPLSRENPTLKNPNTLEGTLPYISPEQTGRMNRSLDYRTDFYSLGVLFYQLLTHQLPFQTIDPLELVHAHIAKAPQPPHQINPSLPPILSDIAMKLMAKNAEDRYQSAWGLESDLKTALNQLQQTGTILSFDLGQNDVSDHFSIPQKLYGREKEIETLLSSFEGAKDQSEFILVAGYSGIGKSCLVQEIHKPITEKKGYFVSGKFDQFKRNIPYSAILTAFSQFIEQILTESERELQAWKHKFLQALGSNGNVLIDVIPEIELIIGEQPPVAELGATESQNRFNLVFQNFIHATCSREHPLVVFLDDLQWADAATLKLIKLMMSDVNLQNLLLIGAYRDNEVNPGHPLEMMVNELRETQAIIKEINLNNLSLHHVNQILSETLKSSLEKSNSLAELVFQKTDGNPFFVNQFLLNLYSEKLINFDYKQKKWQWNQQEIESCNITDNVVDLMIQSLRKLPIATQDVLKLAACIGANFDLSTLSIIAQTSPKDTFLALVKAIQSGLILTVSELDQELLIQDYKFLHDRVQQAAYSLIAEDDKAALHLKIGRLLLGNSSEEQKEERLFDFLGHLNLGQALIEQDSEKEELAQLNLQAGEKAKKSTAYSAGILYVQTGIGLLNSHSWDSQYHLTLKLYITGTELAYLNADLDRMQERANQVLHHGQTILDKIPVYEVLISSYTGQGKMQESVDLGRQVLQELGVDVPASMNATQNNEALQALNQQLEGRTIEELIDLPIMSDRHIQASMNILHMLLAPVFQGKPDLLPMVGITMVRLSLEFGNSPASVVGYVLHGLVLCSVWQELEEGYAFGRLSLNLLDRFHWNNFKSIVLNMFGNHIQHFKDHFRETSATLYEGHKSGLETGDFLFCGYSISNSYLQRFLFGTELEPMIRELLDYRHLMISIKQFSPLGYLDLLQQTGINLRETFPEPHRLLGEVYNEIERIPKHEEDQELTALSLLYLYKLLLAYLFEDYQSALEYIKIAEENNYENAVTGMVCIPCFHFYAALTYLAILSLDSEGDKNSYLERLDVHEKTVNQWAQCSPSNHLHKWYLLQAEKHRVYGNKAEAIADYDRAISAAHENQYIHEEALANELAAKFYLNWGKGKIAQSYMQDASYAYMLWGALAKVNYLNRQYSTLLSAVSQQNLNVTKTITETSSGKNLYKTLDMKTVFKANQIISGEIVLDKLLVELMKIILQNAGAQTGCLMIVDRGSLIVQASGNINSEQIRVLQELPVEESTVVCHAIVNYVARTQESIVLNDASHSGNFTQDSYIQTHQPQSILCVPLVNQGKLISIVYLENNLTTGAFTEERVNIVQVISGQAAIALENAYLYRNLEQKVEERTAELALANAEIKTLNEQLTSENLRLSSELDVAKKIQQMVLPKATELDSVEDLEIACYMEPADEVGGDYYDILQEGDRIKITIGDVTGHGLESGVLMLMAQTVVRTLENMHETGAIHFLEMVNKTLCQNLERMNSHKNMSLAILNYKEGLMKVSGQHEEIIVVRGNGELELIDTLDLGFPIGLDWQIGEFIHEQELFLNSDDVIILYTDGITEAENLENQQYGLERLAQLAQQHRQHSVIHIRDRIIEDVRLFIGEQKVFDDITLLVLKQK; translated from the coding sequence ATGATCGATATTCCTGGTTATCAAATCCTCACTCAAATTTACGATAGCTTCAACTCACAAGTCTATCGTGGCATCCGTCAGAGCGATCGAACCCCCGTCATTATCAAAATCCTCAAACAAGATTACCCCACTGCCGCCGAACTCACCCGCTACAAACAAGAATACGAACTCACCCATAGTCTCAATTTAGAAGGCACGATCAGAGCCTACAGCTTACAACCCTATCAAAGAACCCTGGCGATCGTCTTAGAAGACTTTGGAGGCATCCCATTAGCCAACCTCCTCAACCCATCGTCACTCAACTTAGAGCAATCTCTAGAAATCATGATTAAAATTGCTCAGAGCTTAGGAGAACTACACGCCCAAAATATTATTCATAAAGATATTAATCCAGCCAATATCGTCATCAACCCTCAAACCCAACAACTCAAACTCATTGATTTAGGCATCGCCACACCCCTAAGTCGAGAAAATCCCACCCTCAAAAATCCCAACACCCTAGAAGGCACATTACCCTACATTTCACCCGAACAAACCGGGAGAATGAACCGCTCCCTAGATTATCGCACCGACTTTTACTCCCTAGGAGTCCTATTTTATCAACTCCTCACCCATCAACTCCCTTTTCAGACGATAGACCCATTAGAACTGGTTCATGCTCACATTGCCAAAGCCCCCCAACCTCCCCATCAAATAAACCCATCCCTTCCTCCCATCCTCTCCGATATCGCCATGAAACTCATGGCCAAAAATGCCGAAGATAGGTATCAAAGTGCCTGGGGATTAGAATCCGATCTAAAAACCGCACTTAATCAACTTCAACAAACCGGTACAATCCTCTCATTTGACCTAGGTCAAAATGATGTTTCCGATCATTTTTCTATCCCTCAAAAGCTCTATGGTAGAGAAAAAGAAATTGAAACCCTACTGAGTTCCTTCGAGGGAGCAAAAGACCAAAGCGAATTCATCTTAGTAGCCGGATACTCAGGGATTGGCAAATCCTGTTTAGTTCAAGAAATTCACAAACCAATTACTGAAAAAAAAGGATATTTTGTTTCCGGTAAATTTGACCAATTTAAGCGCAATATTCCCTACTCAGCAATCTTAACTGCCTTCAGTCAATTCATCGAGCAAATTTTAACCGAAAGTGAAAGAGAATTACAAGCATGGAAACATAAGTTTCTGCAAGCCCTAGGAAGCAATGGAAACGTATTAATTGATGTCATCCCCGAAATCGAACTCATTATTGGTGAGCAACCGCCAGTAGCCGAATTAGGAGCCACAGAGAGCCAGAACCGATTTAACTTAGTATTTCAAAATTTTATTCATGCGACTTGTAGTCGCGAACATCCCTTAGTCGTTTTTCTAGATGATTTACAATGGGCAGATGCCGCCACACTCAAATTGATTAAATTAATGATGTCCGATGTTAATTTGCAAAATCTTTTACTCATTGGAGCCTATCGAGATAATGAAGTGAATCCAGGTCACCCCCTGGAGATGATGGTCAATGAATTAAGAGAGACTCAAGCCATAATTAAAGAAATAAACCTAAACAATCTGTCTCTACACCATGTGAATCAAATTCTGAGTGAAACCTTAAAGTCTAGTTTAGAAAAAAGCAATTCTTTGGCTGAATTGGTCTTTCAAAAAACAGATGGAAATCCATTTTTTGTTAATCAATTTTTGCTTAACTTATATTCTGAAAAATTAATCAACTTTGATTACAAACAGAAAAAATGGCAGTGGAATCAGCAGGAGATAGAAAGCTGCAACATTACAGATAATGTTGTCGATTTAATGATTCAAAGCTTGAGAAAACTACCGATAGCCACTCAAGACGTTTTGAAATTAGCCGCTTGTATCGGTGCTAATTTTGATTTATCCACGTTATCTATTATTGCCCAAACATCACCTAAAGATACATTTTTAGCTTTAGTCAAAGCCATTCAATCTGGGCTAATTTTAACGGTATCCGAATTAGATCAAGAACTGCTCATTCAAGATTACAAGTTTTTGCACGATCGCGTGCAACAAGCTGCCTATAGCTTAATTGCTGAAGATGACAAAGCTGCTCTGCATTTGAAAATTGGCCGCTTACTCCTGGGTAACTCATCTGAAGAACAGAAAGAAGAAAGGCTCTTTGATTTCCTCGGTCACTTAAATTTAGGCCAAGCACTCATTGAACAAGACTCCGAAAAAGAAGAGTTAGCTCAACTCAACTTACAAGCTGGGGAAAAAGCCAAAAAATCAACGGCCTATAGTGCGGGTATTTTGTATGTGCAAACTGGGATTGGTTTGCTCAACTCTCATTCTTGGGACAGTCAATATCATTTAACTTTAAAGCTTTATATCACAGGCACTGAGTTAGCCTATTTAAATGCCGATTTAGATCGGATGCAAGAGAGAGCCAATCAAGTCTTACACCACGGCCAGACAATTCTCGACAAAATCCCGGTCTATGAAGTGCTAATTAGTTCATATACCGGTCAAGGTAAAATGCAGGAATCTGTGGATTTGGGTAGACAAGTCTTACAGGAATTGGGGGTGGATGTACCCGCTTCTATGAATGCCACGCAAAATAATGAGGCGCTACAAGCTCTCAATCAACAACTCGAAGGCAGAACCATTGAGGAGTTAATCGATCTGCCGATCATGAGCGATCGCCATATCCAGGCCTCCATGAACATATTACATATGCTACTGGCTCCTGTTTTCCAAGGTAAGCCCGATTTACTGCCAATGGTGGGGATCACCATGGTTCGCCTATCCCTTGAATTTGGCAATTCCCCTGCCTCAGTCGTCGGCTATGTTCTCCATGGCTTAGTCCTCTGTTCAGTTTGGCAAGAATTAGAAGAGGGTTATGCCTTTGGTCGATTATCCCTGAATTTGCTGGATCGTTTTCATTGGAATAACTTTAAATCTATTGTCCTGAATATGTTTGGCAACCATATTCAACACTTTAAAGATCACTTTCGAGAGACCAGTGCCACTTTATATGAAGGACATAAGTCAGGCTTGGAAACCGGTGATTTTTTGTTTTGTGGATATAGTATCTCCAATTCTTATTTACAAAGATTCTTATTCGGCACTGAACTCGAACCGATGATCCGTGAACTGTTAGACTATCGTCATTTAATGATCTCAATTAAACAGTTTTCTCCATTAGGGTATTTGGATCTCCTGCAACAAACCGGGATAAACCTGAGAGAAACATTTCCTGAACCCCATCGACTGCTGGGAGAAGTCTACAATGAAATCGAGAGAATCCCCAAACACGAAGAGGATCAAGAATTAACAGCGTTGAGCTTACTTTATCTCTACAAGTTGCTTTTAGCCTATTTATTTGAAGATTATCAGTCTGCATTAGAGTATATCAAAATTGCAGAAGAAAATAATTATGAAAATGCAGTGACAGGTATGGTGTGTATTCCCTGTTTTCATTTCTATGCTGCATTAACCTATCTAGCTATTTTGTCATTGGATTCAGAAGGAGATAAAAATAGTTACTTAGAACGGCTGGATGTTCACGAAAAAACGGTTAATCAATGGGCGCAGTGTTCTCCCAGTAATCATCTACATAAATGGTATTTGTTGCAAGCTGAAAAACATAGAGTGTATGGCAACAAAGCGGAAGCGATTGCAGATTATGACCGGGCAATATCGGCTGCCCATGAAAATCAATATATCCATGAAGAAGCCCTAGCCAATGAGCTGGCTGCTAAGTTTTACTTAAACTGGGGAAAAGGTAAGATTGCCCAATCGTACATGCAGGATGCAAGCTATGCTTATATGCTTTGGGGTGCTTTAGCGAAAGTTAACTACTTAAATCGACAGTATTCAACCTTATTAAGTGCTGTTTCCCAACAGAACTTAAATGTTACTAAGACTATAACTGAAACGTCTAGTGGAAAAAATCTATATAAGACCTTAGATATGAAAACCGTGTTTAAGGCGAATCAGATTATTTCTGGAGAGATTGTTTTAGATAAGCTTTTGGTGGAGTTAATGAAAATTATCCTGCAAAATGCTGGGGCACAAACGGGCTGTTTGATGATTGTGGATCGAGGGAGTTTAATCGTTCAAGCATCGGGAAATATTAACTCGGAACAAATTAGGGTACTGCAAGAATTACCTGTAGAAGAATCAACTGTAGTATGCCATGCTATTGTTAACTATGTAGCCAGAACCCAGGAAAGCATAGTTTTAAACGATGCATCACATTCTGGAAATTTCACTCAGGATAGTTATATTCAAACCCATCAACCTCAATCAATTCTCTGTGTACCTCTGGTTAATCAAGGTAAACTCATTAGTATTGTTTATCTAGAAAATAACTTAACAACGGGGGCATTCACGGAGGAAAGAGTGAATATTGTACAGGTAATTTCGGGGCAAGCGGCGATCGCCCTGGAAAATGCATATTTATACCGTAACTTAGAACAGAAAGTTGAAGAGCGCACGGCGGAACTGGCTTTAGCGAATGCCGAAATTAAAACCTTAAATGAACAATTAACCTCAGAGAATCTCCGCTTGAGTTCCGAGTTGGATGTGGCGAAAAAGATTCAACAGATGGTGCTGCCAAAAGCTACGGAATTAGACAGTGTGGAAGATTTGGAAATCGCTTGCTATATGGAACCGGCGGATGAAGTGGGGGGGGATTATTACGATATTTTGCAGGAAGGCGATCGCATCAAGATTACGATTGGAGATGTAACTGGCCATGGTTTGGAAAGTGGCGTGTTAATGCTCATGGCGCAAACGGTGGTGCGAACCCTGGAAAATATGCATGAAACCGGTGCGATCCATTTTTTGGAAATGGTTAATAAAACTCTCTGTCAAAACTTAGAACGGATGAACTCGCATAAGAATATGAGTTTGGCTATTCTTAACTATAAAGAGGGTTTGATGAAAGTGAGTGGACAACATGAAGAAATTATTGTGGTGCGAGGGAATGGAGAGCTGGAGTTGATTGATACTCTGGATTTAGGATTTCCCATAGGTTTAGATTGGCAGATTGGTGAATTTATTCATGAACAAGAGCTGTTTTTAAATTCAGATGATGTGATTATCCTCTATACAGATGGAATTACGGAAGCGGAAAATCTGGAGAATCAGCAGTATGGGTTAGAGCGATTAGCTCAATTGGCACAACAGCACCGGCAACATTCAGTGATTCACATTCGCGATCGGATTATTGAGGATGTACGCTTGTTTATTGGGGAACAAAAAGTGTTTGATGATATTACGTTGCTGGTATTAAAACAAAAATAG